One window of Thermococcus sp. Bubb.Bath genomic DNA carries:
- a CDS encoding ABC transporter ATP-binding protein has product MLLEVKNLSVYYYTLSGVVRGAENVSFSVKEGEWITFVGESGSGKSTVAHAVMNIVPSPGRIVSGEVIFNGKNLLDMDKEELRQIRGKELSMVFQDPMTSLDPLRKVGDQIVETMTVHGVPEEEAKEQAKELLEKVNLPADRLDYYPHQLSGGQRQRISIAMAMAFKPKLIIADEPTTALDVIVQDAIMDLIDEMKAEGTSIYFVTHDISLAAERSDRIAVMYAGKLVEIGTTEQIIENPLHPYTRGLVQSVPDLWKEGEVKPIEGYPPDLRSPPSGCRFHPRCPVFKEKAELKGLCNAVEPELIEVEPGHLVACHLHGGARNE; this is encoded by the coding sequence ATGTTGCTAGAAGTCAAAAACCTGAGCGTTTACTACTACACCCTCTCCGGTGTCGTCAGGGGCGCTGAAAACGTCTCCTTCAGCGTCAAGGAGGGAGAGTGGATAACCTTCGTCGGAGAGAGCGGAAGCGGCAAATCAACGGTGGCCCACGCGGTCATGAACATCGTCCCGTCGCCGGGGAGGATCGTCTCGGGGGAGGTTATCTTCAACGGGAAGAATCTGCTGGATATGGATAAGGAAGAGCTCCGGCAGATCCGCGGGAAGGAGCTCAGCATGGTCTTTCAGGACCCGATGACGAGCCTTGACCCCCTGAGAAAGGTCGGCGACCAGATAGTGGAGACGATGACGGTTCACGGCGTTCCCGAGGAGGAGGCTAAGGAGCAGGCAAAGGAACTCCTTGAAAAGGTGAACCTGCCCGCGGACAGGCTCGACTACTACCCCCACCAGCTCTCCGGAGGGCAGAGGCAGAGAATAAGCATAGCGATGGCCATGGCCTTCAAGCCCAAGCTCATTATAGCAGATGAGCCTACAACCGCCCTCGACGTCATAGTCCAGGACGCGATAATGGACCTGATAGACGAGATGAAGGCGGAGGGGACGAGCATCTATTTCGTCACCCACGATATCTCATTGGCGGCGGAGAGGAGCGATAGAATAGCTGTCATGTACGCGGGAAAGCTTGTGGAGATAGGAACGACGGAACAGATAATCGAGAACCCCCTCCATCCCTACACGAGGGGATTGGTTCAGAGCGTTCCAGATCTATGGAAAGAAGGGGAGGTAAAACCCATAGAGGGCTACCCGCCGGACTTAAGGAGCCCTCCCAGCGGCTGCCGCTTCCACCCGCGCTGTCCAGTGTTCAAGGAGAAAGCAGAGCTAAAAGGCCTGTGCAATGCCGTTGAACCGGAGCTTATAGAGGTTGAACCGGGACACCTCGTCGCCTGCCACCTCCACGGGGGTGCGAGAAATGAGTGA
- a CDS encoding ABC transporter ATP-binding protein: MSEPLLSVRNLKKYFPIKQGLLESFRKKEQRYVMAVDGITFDIARGEVLALIGESGCGKTTAGRTILRLIEPTSGRIIFDGTDITKLSQEELRPFRRRMQIIFQDPYSSLSPRMKIGDAIAHPLLVHGLATKEDTKEAALQMLKRVGLTPEDEFYDRYPHHLSGGQRQRVVIARAMILKPKFVVADEAVSMIDVSMRASILELLESFRKEYNLSQLFITHDIAVGKLIADRIAVMYLGRIVEIGPTKEVLKNPAHPYTAALIEAVPSIARRKKEKKFRITGEVPNAAHIPPGCRFHPRCPFADEKCRSEEPKLVEVSHNHFVACHYPLG, encoded by the coding sequence ATGAGTGAACCGCTCCTGTCGGTCAGGAACCTCAAGAAGTACTTCCCGATAAAGCAGGGCCTCCTCGAGTCGTTCAGAAAGAAGGAACAGCGCTATGTAATGGCCGTTGACGGGATAACCTTCGATATAGCCCGCGGCGAGGTTCTCGCCCTCATAGGCGAGAGCGGCTGTGGAAAAACGACCGCGGGAAGGACCATCCTGAGGCTCATAGAACCAACTAGTGGGAGGATAATCTTCGATGGGACGGACATAACAAAGCTCTCCCAGGAGGAGCTCAGGCCCTTCAGGAGGAGAATGCAGATAATCTTCCAGGATCCGTACTCAAGTTTAAGCCCGAGGATGAAAATAGGCGACGCGATAGCGCACCCGCTCCTCGTCCACGGGCTCGCCACAAAGGAGGATACAAAGGAAGCCGCCTTACAGATGCTCAAGCGCGTCGGCCTGACTCCCGAGGACGAGTTTTACGACCGCTATCCGCACCACCTAAGCGGCGGCCAGAGGCAGCGTGTGGTGATAGCGAGGGCAATGATACTCAAGCCGAAGTTCGTGGTTGCAGACGAAGCCGTCTCGATGATAGACGTCTCAATGCGTGCCTCTATACTGGAGCTTCTGGAGTCCTTCAGGAAGGAGTACAACCTCAGCCAGCTCTTCATAACCCACGACATAGCCGTCGGAAAGCTCATAGCGGACAGAATTGCCGTCATGTACCTCGGGAGGATAGTCGAGATAGGCCCAACGAAGGAAGTCCTGAAGAACCCCGCCCACCCCTACACGGCGGCCCTCATAGAAGCAGTTCCATCTATAGCCAGGCGGAAGAAGGAGAAGAAATTCAGAATAACTGGTGAAGTTCCGAACGCCGCCCACATACCGCCGGGATGTCGCTTCCACCCAAGATGCCCATTCGCGGACGAGAAGTGCAGGAGCGAGGAGCCGAAGCTGGTTGAGGTTTCTCACAACCACTTCGTGGCCTGCCACTACCCGCTCGGGTGA
- a CDS encoding Mut7-C RNAse domain-containing protein has translation MKFIADMMLGRLARWLRLYGYDTLYGVVDDDDIIKRALEEGRVIITRDGGLAQRARTAGVEVFLLSSNSLEGQVEELKKFGIGFKELFPANARCPKCNGPIERVPKEYVKDKVPGSVYERYDEFYVCKKCGQIYWPGRQWREMLKIDRKLRLGKSEKEN, from the coding sequence ATGAAGTTCATCGCCGACATGATGCTCGGCCGCCTAGCACGCTGGCTCCGCCTCTACGGCTACGACACCCTCTACGGGGTAGTGGACGATGATGACATCATTAAGAGGGCCCTCGAGGAGGGAAGGGTAATTATAACTCGCGATGGTGGACTCGCTCAGAGGGCCAGGACGGCAGGGGTAGAGGTCTTTCTTCTCTCCTCGAACTCCCTTGAGGGCCAGGTCGAGGAGCTGAAAAAGTTTGGGATTGGGTTCAAGGAGCTCTTTCCGGCGAATGCTCGCTGTCCCAAGTGCAACGGGCCGATAGAACGGGTTCCTAAAGAATACGTTAAGGACAAAGTTCCGGGGAGTGTTTACGAGCGCTACGATGAGTTCTACGTCTGCAAGAAATGCGGTCAAATCTACTGGCCCGGAAGGCAGTGGAGAGAGATGCTTAAAATCGACAGGAAGCTTAGACTCGGAAAATCGGAGAAGGAAAATTAA
- a CDS encoding MBL fold metallo-hydrolase: protein MLVYFIGTGGSEGIPAHLCTCSTCNEARKFGFAQRKPSTLAVITENRKAVLFDVGTDIRDFLNVPLEAIFLTHWHHDHIYGLYKLRWMAMETPLYAPEGHADALILNDPKNLRPKTLKPGDTLRMDTLKITAIRLDHEVETLGYLIEEDGKSVALLYDTKGLPGETWEFLREKAPLRLAIVDATYPPGFDDPNHNNVNEAAQIGLQLAERTVLSHISHKNLPFLELVEYVRKRWGNKVLVAYDGMVFYV from the coding sequence ATGCTCGTCTACTTTATCGGCACGGGCGGGAGCGAGGGAATTCCAGCTCACCTCTGCACCTGCTCAACGTGCAATGAAGCCCGGAAGTTCGGCTTCGCCCAGAGAAAACCCTCGACGCTCGCAGTAATCACCGAAAACCGGAAGGCCGTTCTCTTCGACGTTGGGACTGATATAAGGGACTTCCTCAACGTTCCGCTTGAGGCGATCTTCCTGACCCACTGGCACCACGACCATATCTACGGTCTCTACAAGCTCCGCTGGATGGCGATGGAGACACCTCTCTACGCGCCGGAGGGGCACGCAGATGCCCTAATCCTCAACGACCCGAAGAACCTGCGGCCAAAGACGCTGAAGCCCGGCGATACTTTAAGAATGGACACGCTGAAGATAACGGCCATAAGACTCGACCATGAGGTAGAGACACTCGGCTACCTCATCGAGGAGGACGGGAAGAGCGTGGCCCTGCTCTACGACACGAAGGGCCTCCCCGGGGAGACCTGGGAGTTTCTGAGGGAGAAAGCACCGCTGAGGCTCGCTATTGTCGATGCCACTTATCCGCCCGGCTTCGACGATCCTAACCACAACAACGTGAACGAGGCCGCTCAGATAGGTCTCCAGCTGGCAGAGAGAACCGTTTTAAGCCACATCTCCCACAAGAACCTGCCATTCCTTGAGCTCGTCGAATACGTGAGGAAAAGATGGGGAAATAAAGTCCTCGTTGCCTACGACGGGATGGTGTTTTACGTCTGA
- a CDS encoding ATP-binding protein — protein MFVNRKNELAFLERLHRSDKKEVLIIYGRRRVGKTELIKRFIAGKDAIYFLADRGGLEANARRFYKEAAERLDLPDLEVRDFRRAFELIKLKAPERLVVVIDEFSYLLLADKNTSAVFQAIIDEILDDRFFLILSGSLVGLMEGLMGYTNPLYGRRTAQLKLKPLGFFHVAEYFSDRPLETVVQIYSVTGGVPMYFRLFHGENFRRELLETAFSPTSILYEEPEFILREELGDVHRYYLILEAMASGKHRVSEIANWAGIDAKDMPKYLRTLISLDLVRREVPITESERSRKARYYLNDRFFEFWFRFVKPNRGRMEIGTFEMDWEEFNAYVGKAFEEVARQFLIELNKTSGLPFRFTKIGRWWHKGEEIDLIALNEKERKSLFIEVKWKELREREARGILKDLMRKSGLVGLDGWEGSYGLIARGITGKKTLREEGYLVWDLKDFEKFRSQT, from the coding sequence ATGTTTGTTAACCGTAAAAATGAACTGGCTTTCTTGGAGAGGCTCCACCGCTCCGACAAAAAAGAGGTGCTGATAATCTACGGACGTCGGCGCGTTGGGAAGACCGAACTGATAAAGCGGTTTATTGCCGGGAAGGATGCAATATACTTTCTGGCCGACAGGGGCGGACTGGAGGCCAACGCGAGGCGCTTCTACAAAGAAGCCGCTGAAAGGCTCGACCTTCCCGATCTCGAAGTCAGGGACTTCAGAAGAGCCTTTGAGTTAATAAAACTGAAGGCTCCCGAGAGGCTGGTGGTCGTAATAGATGAGTTTTCGTACCTGCTCCTGGCGGACAAAAACACCTCGGCCGTGTTCCAGGCAATAATAGATGAAATACTCGATGATAGGTTCTTTTTGATACTGAGCGGCTCCCTTGTGGGTCTGATGGAGGGCCTGATGGGCTACACTAACCCCCTCTATGGAAGGAGAACGGCCCAGCTGAAGCTGAAACCTCTCGGCTTCTTCCACGTGGCGGAATACTTCAGCGATAGGCCCCTTGAGACGGTGGTTCAGATTTACTCAGTTACCGGCGGCGTTCCGATGTACTTCAGGCTCTTCCACGGAGAGAACTTCAGGAGGGAGCTTTTGGAGACTGCGTTTTCACCAACTTCAATCCTTTATGAGGAGCCGGAGTTCATTCTCCGGGAGGAACTTGGAGATGTTCACCGCTACTATTTGATACTCGAAGCGATGGCGAGCGGGAAGCACAGGGTGAGTGAGATTGCGAACTGGGCGGGAATAGACGCAAAGGACATGCCCAAGTACTTGAGAACGCTCATCTCCCTAGATCTAGTGAGACGGGAAGTTCCAATAACTGAGAGTGAGAGGAGCAGAAAGGCGCGTTATTATCTCAACGACCGCTTCTTTGAGTTCTGGTTCCGCTTTGTAAAACCAAACAGGGGAAGGATGGAAATCGGAACGTTCGAGATGGACTGGGAGGAGTTCAACGCCTACGTCGGGAAGGCCTTTGAAGAGGTTGCAAGACAGTTTTTGATCGAGCTAAACAAAACTAGCGGGCTTCCGTTTAGGTTCACAAAAATTGGCCGGTGGTGGCACAAGGGTGAGGAGATAGATCTCATAGCCCTTAATGAAAAGGAGAGGAAGTCCCTTTTCATTGAGGTGAAGTGGAAGGAGCTGAGGGAGAGGGAAGCGCGGGGAATTTTGAAAGACCTCATGAGAAAGTCGGGACTAGTGGGGCTGGATGGTTGGGAGGGGAGCTACGGACTCATTGCAAGGGGGATAACTGGAAAGAAAACCCTGAGGGAAGAGGGATATCTGGTCTGGGACTTAAAGGACTTCGAGAAATTCCGCTCTCAGACGTAA